A segment of the Xenopus tropicalis strain Nigerian chromosome 6, UCB_Xtro_10.0, whole genome shotgun sequence genome:
AAACCGTCCAGACGGTGTGCAGATGGGGCACCGAAGGAAATCAGTGGTGGGGGCAAAAGATCCCgtactaggggttggcaacagaggtacctgcctagcgccccttcactgttgtgccctaggcaggtgcctcttctgcctacccctagttctggccctgcacccAACTATGTAAGTACAAAGTACAACAAGTGTATTTTgacacaagtatctttaatgaaagtgcAACTCACTGTAGGGGGAAACAAAAGTTGCGTACTGCATGTAAAAGAGCCTTATTAGTTTAATAGCATCCCAGTATTAGTTAACAATTCTGGTCATGCTGTTTATAAGGAACAtacatttattattgtattggctttaaaaaatgtgaacatttttgaatatattgcagttcagtttagtttatttttttacatatgtttcaaaaaagtaaaaagatgATTTTTTGAAATAGAAGTGATAAAATAAACACAGTACTTCATTATGAACTCTGGAAAAAcatataagtaaaaaaacatgtaatgtaGAAGCCCTCTTGTTGTATCCCGATGTTATGTTTTCCAGAAACTATAGTGATTATTCGAAGCCCAGTGCACTTAAGCAGCATTTGTTTCCTTCCACCTTTTAAGTTGATTTTTAGCACATCCTGGGAAAACATAAAagtggggttctactgtatgtacAAATGTAAGAAGATTTAAAAAGAAGATTTAAATAGAGCTTGCCGTCTCTTTGTCCCAGCTGCTGTTTATTCGCAAAGCAATCTGCTTACCATAGGcaaagttttttaaattttttacatttttacatatacagtagtttatatattgtattgtaaGGGTTTAAAGACAAAACCACATTGTACTTTATAATCATCTCTTCTATATTTAAAGTGCCTCATTCCTTACAGTTTATAAAAACTAAATTAGTGAAATTCTGAGAATGTTCTCGTTGGCAAAGTTTACCAAAACAATGTGAGAGCTTTGATTGTGAGAGTTTTATTTATGAAACTGAAAATACATCAATGTTTTTAAATATGGGCATTTTGCCAGCAAATAAGGAAAACCCTGCCAGCCACAAAAGCACAAATGAAGCAAGAATCATTAATTTCCAAAACAGATActtttaaagggatttttttcttttagaatgCAAAATGATGTTTAGTTTGTGACACTGCACTTTTGGTTTATAAATAAGGGCAGCATGTCAAGTGTAATGTGTGTATCACTGCAGGATTATTTGTACAATGCAAGTGGTTAGGAAACATTTGTGGCTTTCTTAGTTTTGATGGAAGAAGATCATTGTAGATCTCTATTCTTGAAACATTTTTTGCCTGCAAATTAAATCTgaatgtttgttatttctgtgGTTAGAGGcctttagaggagaaggaaaggctaaattacTGCAGGTGGCAAGGAATTAGTCGATGTGGTGATTAGTCATGCTACTGggtttttaaaaattgttcaGGCTAATCACCCtgagtgtcttcaccctaaagagctGTATTTCTCCCATTATCAGTGCTGGAATTGGCTGCTGTTATCAGGCATTATACTGCCTACCTGTCACATTTCAGTCTCAAAGCactaggatctattattcagaatgcttgggaccttgagtTTTCcagtaagggatctttctggaatttggattactataccttaagtctgttaataaGAATATTTACACATAAAACAAACCAAGTAAagtagttttgccaccaatatggattaatgcatcTTAGCTAtaatcaagtacagggtactgatttataattacagagaaaaatacatcattgaaaaaaatttgaattgtatgCTTAAAATTGTCCCTAttgaagatggccttcctataatttagcaatttctggctaatgggtttcaggataagggatcccatatctgtatcaaaCTCCCATCATTACAGTATCATGTGTGCTTTCTGACTTGTCATGATAGTAGTAAATATAAACTACCTCTACTATGAATAAAAGAATTAATAAGCAATAGAACAACAGGGTAGAGAGGACTAAAATAGAATTTTCACAATTAGAAAATGAATTCACATTGATGAGGTATAGATTAACCTAAATAACAAGCCGGCTTCTTCACAACGAAACCAGGCTCTTTCAAAGTcctgtctagtgatgagcaaattttttcaccaggcatggattcgagcactggcgaattgttttgtgaaacttctgggAAATTTCACTGTGCGtaataaaaattttgttgcgcCTCAAATTGGGCGCGGTGGCAGCAAAATAGGGCGTGGCACAAAAAAAGccatggtcgcatcaaattgggcacgtgtaaaaaaaactgcgggcaaaaaaaaaaacctttgacaAATGTGTTtgccaaatttttcaccatttcgcaaatcttcttgccgcttcgcgaattttatggcaaagcaggacagatttgctcatcactagtcctgtcACTTCTGTGCTTTTTGTGAACTTTATATTcttttagggagaagacacatggagctacttagtagcagctacttgtcacaactactaaattcacgaaaattccagaaaataccctgccatagacaatactgataattgcctctgctaaaacacgtgtagagacaattatcagtaaatgatcaacattgtctgttttagtagccacaacaagtagctgctactagctctgtgtgtcttcacccttcaagaagaagcacattgaTTCATAGAACGCtgtactaaaattaatttaatataCAAATGGAATATAATTGTATGTGTTATTGAGTTCTATTGAAATTAGTATTTTATTTCTTCATCTTACATGTTTACAGCTAACattttaaaggagcaggaaaggtaaaaatcactgggaggtgccaaatgttaccTTACCtagtgcccctgttcggagaaaaccgcaccagcccggggtagctgcagagagtgtttcctcttccttctttcttctgttgcctggggcctgcacatgtgcagtagagtataAATGCgactttttggcaccccccagtgacttagcctttccttctccttcaaggtGATCAAGGTATCTACTCTCTTTTATGTGATTaattgtttgttatttattttgtttttcagttttttccctAAAGCTTTTGGCTTAATCAGAGTGATGTGGACCACAGAAGGCTATGATTATGACACACTAGACTATACTGATGGATCACTAATTAGCTTATGTGAAAAGGAGGATTTGCAATCATTTTTATCCTTTTATCCAATAGTTTTCTACATATTGTTTGTACTGAGTATAACTGGAAACATGATGATCCTGATAATTCTTCTGAAGTGGGAAAAGTTCAACACAGTCACTAATATCTTTATCCTAAATCTAGTTATCTCAGATGTATTATTCTCAGTTACCCTTCCATTCACAGCTTTCTACATTTCTTCCTCTTGGATCTTTGGAAACGTGATGTGTAAACTGACAACTGCCTTTTACTTTTCTGGTTTTCAGAGTTTTGTCATCTTTCTCACGCTGATGACAATTGATCAGTACTTAATGATTGTTCACTCTTGGTCTTCTACTTCCAGATCGAGAATCCAATATGCAGTCAACATAAGTGTAATTGCTTGGTGTCTGAGCATATTGTTTAGCCTCCCAGAGGTCATCCTTTCATCCACAAAAGTAATGAATACTGGTGAAACTGTATGTGAAATGTTAACTTTtcaaaatgaacaaaacaaatgGTGGCTAGTAATAGGGCATTATAagcatttttctctgttttttattATCCCTATCATTATTATAGTTATTTGTTATATAGGAATTGCTTTAAAACTCACTACATGCAATATCCGAAGGAAAGCTAAAGTTCTGAAACTCATATTTGtcattgcttttcttttctttctttgttgGATCCCCTATAATATTACTATGATCCTTATGTTTCAAGAAACCattgaatcatttaacaattGTAAAAGTGTTCTACACTATGTATTTTACATCTCCCAAACACTATTGTATATTCACTGCTGCACAAATCCTCTCCTTTATACATTCTTAGGAACCAAATTCAAAAGGTACTTTCGTTGTTCATTTTCAAGACTTTGTTTACCAAGAGTATTGTCAATGGAGCATGATATAAGTCTCAGAACAAGCATGTTAAATGCAGTTTAAAAACTTTGAATACATTTTCTTCTACACTACAAGTCTTATATTCTCAATCCCTTACAAGGGGCTTGAAGTCAAGTtagcttttttcatttaaaatgacGGATGCTTTTAAAGTTCTTTGCACTAGGATTTGATTTACTGTATTAGAGACTAGAGGAGTTTTCAAGATTTTACAGATATAGACAGTTCTATATATTCCAATTTTAGAAGCATTCACCCTATAAAATATTATCCAACAATAATGCATATCCTCCCAGTAACCAATATAAAACAGATTGCTATTGGTTTCTTCAAGAAGGTCTATGACTACAAAACACTGCTTAGCAGGGATGCAGCCATTCTGCATGTTATAAATATGTAGGTAACCCTCTGTCCCTTATGTAGCACGCTTCAGTGTCTTCTTGGGTTTCATCTGTTGATAcaaatgtttgccttttttttaacacCAATGGCTTTTTTCAGTCAATAGAGAAGCACTTTGAAAAAGGAGGCCGACGTGCAGCAATACAAGAAAGGCTAaaagcagtgtacaaagtgcaaaaaatggcccaCTGCAATACACAGCTTTATGTAAAGCATATGACTCCTAGTATAAAGTACATTTTACACTCAATgaagttttaaaaaaacagacCTTATGttgaaaaaaggaaatatataactATGGAATGATCAGTCAAGGCAGCAACTGTCtgcttttgaaaatgtaaaataagaacATTCCACAAGATGGAAAAATGAATGTACAACTAGAGCCTTCTGTAAACAGCAGGGGGTACCTACTTCCTTGGAAGAGTTTAACatttttgttaatgttcaatTAATGTATTGTAAATAGTAGCTGGATGTTCACCAGCTTCAGGGCCTAAAGTTTGATATGTACAATTTTTACTTTACCTTTCATCTTCAAACTCAGGAAACCTCAAATTATAGAgccaataacacaagaaaatgaAATTTCCTGACACGCATTTCATATAAATAGTGTTGTTTAAAATGATGGCTTATACTGTAACACCAGTACTTGAAATACTGTAAATGCTGGTTAGGTGATATGTTGGCACTGAGGTGTTATATTAGGATTGCTTCACTGGTTTGTCCCATTCCTTctcaaattaatttttaatgaatcattgTTTACAGATCTTTTAAAGAGCATTTATTGtataaatttttaaataaaataatacattaatatacTTTCAAATACTATATTTGGTTTGAGATTTTGATTTGTCCAAACAGTAAAAAGTGTATTACAAAGAAAAGCCAGAATTTTGCTGGATTTGGAAGTGATTGCTGGCACcctgtctttttctctttttacagCGACCTGAGTAAGGAGGAAATGGAGGAGGCAGatttttaaacataaaagttCCACCTGAATAATATGCACTGGCGAAAATAGATTTTCATGTGAAGCTCCAAATTATTAAAAGATCCCTTAACTGGCAAGCTTTAGTGACTGGCAATTATGGTTGTTATATCATACCTCTATCTATTGGAAGatttaatatgtaataattgTTTCTAGGGATTTTTGCATTAGTACAGGTATTACCCCACTAATGGGTGAGGACCCAAAAATGAGCCCTATTCTTATTAGGTTGGGTCTTCCTGACCCTGTGAATAATATAAAGTTATTTCTTCAGCAAAACAGAGTACATAAAGTAAGGTGCACAAGTGACTTTCTTTAAGTCTGTAATTTTGTTTCTGAATAGTGGAGACCAATGCAACACTTAATTCTCTACAAGGGACCCTGTGAAAGACAGAGAAATACACTTTCCTGGTTACTACATTTTGGAACTGTTGTTAAAGAGCTGACAACaactctgtatatctgtaaccttggttTGGAACTGTTGTTAAATAACTGATACAACAATTCTATATACCTGCAACCTTGTTATTACATAAGGGCAACTTGACCAAATATTGGACATAAATTTGGGTAATGCTCCTAAAAGCACAGCATTAAGCGTATAAGTACCATACATACTTTTAATAATGTAAATACTaatcctgcattttttttaaatgtatttaatctGCCACTTAGGTGGCTGAATAGCCAATCACCCTTTTAGTATAAGACATATAGATCATGTTGTGCTGCTTAATTTTGTGTAATGCTGTTTGTTTAAGTAAATCCACAAAGGAGTAAATATCTGTGGATTTAGTTAAATAAACAGTTAATGGTTATTACACATTGCCACAAAGTGGCCAAACTATACGGCTACAATGGTCATACTTTGACTCAGGAACTAGAACTTCCCTTCTAGACTGACGATCCCCTTATGCATCTAAATGCTTACCACAAGCGTCCCCCAGGGTGCTGAGCCTTGTTGCAGTGGAAACTCAAGGCTTCCATCCCCTGACATGGATGACACTCCCAACATTATTAAGCAAATTGTCTCCCAGAATATCACACAGAGAAACAGATGCAATGTAGGAATCAGTGTGTTAGGTCACTACAAGTTACTGACAGAGCTAACAGTTCATAATGATAGCAAGAACAAATGTAAAAACAGAAACCACAGACAGATCCCAGACTACAAAGCACAAGGTTTGGAGTGGTGAGtttagaaataaacattttaaatgtcaTTTAGGAAACCTCGAATATTCTTCAGTTATACTGTAGAGATGTCTTGGTAGTTTATGATACACCTTTATGTTACCAGATAGTGATCTGAATCCCTTCCAGGAGAATTGGTTTAGGGTGTGAAACACAACAGTCTGAATCCATCTTCAGTACTGTGGTCCCTTTACTTTAGGCCAGTATTGCCTAAGGAAGAGCTACCTCCAATTGTCAATCTTTAGGTGGAGCATAAGGCTACTGTTTCTAGCTTTTAGCTTTATCTTATGTTCCAAGAACTTACTATGGCAAAACTAGTTTTTAAAACTTTAGTTTTAAAACTTGTCTTTGCACAAGGAAAAAATctgcctttaaagtgatactgacaccaaaaaattccttataaaaatatgaacctacttgcaaacctacctataggtcatgttggctgttttttcctaaaagttctgtttctctacataaatcctactgaagatcctcaacccgactgtctggcaacctgACTGTAGCTTCTCAGCCAAAAGGACTACGTAtcgcatggcgttgtgaactagatagcaggcaggcttgatctttccattgcctgcctacttcaaagggctgtgccctctctctgctcttcccatgaagaattaaatagcaggccagcttaagctttcccgtgcctgcATATCTGCTGCTAagtgctctccccccccccattacacatagacaatgaAGCTGAGCTtttcacacaccggctgaaagcagaaggggcgttgcaggtttgtgattgggcatatttattcacttgggaggcatttaaattaaaacccggaagaggggaacaaacatggctgctccatgggtctgtaattcgtgctactataattatgaagtgaaaaaactttgcagatttcgtttataagaaatttaaagctgatacaaattaaaaaacaacagcAGGTGTATAGAAAAAAatttaagtggctgtcagtatcactttaggtgTGCTTTCCATCAATGTCTTGCATGTGAATCAACCTCTCTTGCCCACAGCACACTTCATCCACACATTTGAGCACTGGgtcttaaagggtaaataaatgcaatataatgCATAACGTACAGTCagagatataccttcagaagAAAAACAGGGGTATTCATATGTTGCTCTGCTCATAGAAGAGATCAAAAGCTTCAGATGCCCTAtcccatctccttcctgagcagagcaacatcacaaaacTTCTCTATTGTCATACTGAATGTATTTCACTTTGACTGTCTTTGGCTGTACAGTTAAAGGAACTGAAAACAGTCCCTGCTATGTCCTGATTTGTGCCACTGTCTATGACTAAGTGCGCTTGCGCATGAAACGTGCCAGGCATGATGcttttaatggatcaataaagcCGTTCTTTTTAAGAGAATTTCTTTTCTGTCTGGTGCTTTGGAGTCTTCTTTGTTATATCTGATTTGTGCCACTGGACCTAGTCAAGACATGTAGAGAAAATACTCTGATTTGGATTAAAacccacttaaaggaacagtaacaccaaaaaatgaaagtgtataaaaataattaatatattatgtactattgccctgcactggtaaaagttgtgtgtttgcttcttaaacactactacagtttatataaataccctgctgtggagccatgggggcagccatttatattgaaaaaaggagaaaaggcacaggttactaagcagataacagataagtagcatagattcccattgtattctacacagttatctgttatcttcttatgtaacttgtgccttttctccttttttcaatttaaatggctgcccccatggctacacaacagctatttctattaactacagtagtctttctgaagcaaacacacaacttttaccagtgcagggcaacagtacattatattttaattattttaaaacatttttattttttagtgttactgttcctttaatatgtctAACAAATAAACACATAAGGGACAAAATCTAATTTAGGCTAGAAAGTGATAATATAATGTAGTTCGGTAGAATATCCATTTGCTATAACTTTCTCTCTGTTATATTTGTTGGCGGAAAATTGTTATCTTAACCTTGCACAcaatcacatactgtatatgtttttgaGGAAATGCTTTCTAAATCAGTTTCCTCATTCCCTTACCCTGATAAAGATCTATCTCAGTCCACATGAGGGCAGCAGCTTCTCTATTATTGTAAATGTGTTCCACACTGTGGACCTACAAACTTTTTTTGtccaaatttattaaaattacaaGGGCACAGTATTATATAGATCATGCTGTTTTACAATTCACATTTCTTTCAGTATATTGATTTTGCTATAAAGATCTACCACTTTAGGCACATTGAAAATGTAGGGCAAATGATATACCCCCACATGAAAAAGTGACTGTTGTACTTTTACATGACAGGCTACTGATTACAGAATACAGATCAGTCAAATAGAACACTTGTCAGACTTGCCTGTGGGGCTCTTTTAGAAAcaaagggcaaatttgcacctaggcagtaacccataataaccaataTTTAATTAGATTTATCCTcccaactgcaggtagaacaatgaaacaAACCTCTGATTGATTACTATGGGTTcctgccctggtgcaaatttggccagtgtttataaatgaccccagcaCAGTGTaagactggcccactaggataccaggaaaactcttggtgggccctcttgcttctagcTATTTgaccaattgcatggtcattccctgtttctgtatgggaaaaagagatggaaggatagagaaaagacaCTTGGCCCAGTTTGAAGCTGCATGCCATGCTGAGCATACACACCCCCTACTGTACCCTGGAGGCGGAGGCTAAGTTTTTGAGGCCAACAAGTCAGTGTCAATTTACTGTCATTCAGACATTGAAAAAAGTATCattagaataaaagaaaaaaagagtatTTATATAATGATACTACTCCTGTTTTTGTAGTAACCATTGTCAAGTCAGTCCACAGCATGGAGCATCAGCCAGTAGATTAAAAGTAGATAACTCTTTATTAATATGATAAAAACATCAATGAAACATAGTGGGCTTCACCCCAAAATATCACATAAAGGACTAAGATCCAATTCATGGTTCAAGTTCAATGAGATATTAAAGgccaaggaaaggttaatatagattaaaagtaagtctaaaggcattctttttaagtacttactgcatatctaaattcccagatccctgcttgcttctctgagatatggtgctggcagcctacagcagtgtgaagactacagtgacatcactgaaatctctcttcccttcctgtaggctgccagcggcagccttcctattctctgagcatgtgtgtaacttgatcctgtctcctgttctgagctacacatgtccaccagccaatcagaagcggatctggcagagcggaggggggggagggaatgaaacacatgtgcagtatgaagcaaggagggaaaggaagggagaatacctttttagagatggctgcctgttctagaaaatgtgaagtaagtgtgactgagtaaatatttgattaggtgagccaaaagtgtggcgtttttactaaacaataggaggactattgggcagtatgctttttacattttcacttgcattctcctttaagagaagtGTAAAGTATCATCTCAATGTCCTTCCATAAATGagtagcgaatctgtcccgttttgatccgccgcaaaattcacaaaactgcggaAAATTTCTCCAAACGTGGGTACTGTGCGACTTTTTTGAagagtggtgtgaaaaactatttgcccccttcctgatttcttattcttttgcatgtttgtcacacttaaatgtttctgctcatcaaaaatcgttaactattagtcaaagataacataattgaacacaaaatgcagtttttaaatgaaggtttaagttattaagggagaaaaaaaaaactccaaatctacatggccctgtgtgaaaaagtgattgcccccttgttaaaaaataacttaactgtggtttatcacacctgagttcaatttttgtagtcacccccaggcctgattactgccacacctgtttcaatcaagaaatcacttaaatagaagctacctgacacagagaagtagaccaaaagcacctcaaaagctagacatcatgccaagatcgaaagaaattcaggaacaaatgagaacaaaagtaattgagatctatcagtctggtaaaggttataaagccatttctaaagctttggtactccagcaaaccacagtgagagccattatccacaaatggcaaaaacatggaacagtggtgaaccttcccaggagtggccggccgaccaaaattaccccaagagcgcagagacaactcatccgagaggccacaaaagacccaggacaacatctaaagaactgcaggcctcacttgcctcaattaaggtcagtgttcatgactccaccataagaaagagactgggcaaaaacggcccagatttccaaggcgcaaaccacttttaagcaaagagaacattatggctcgtctcaattttgctaaaaaacatctcaatgattgccaagacttttgggaaaataccttgtggaccgacgagacaaaagttgaactttttggaaggtgcgtgtcccgttacatctggcgtaaaagtaacacagcatttcagaaaaagaacatcataccaacagtaaaatatggtggtggtagtgtgatggtctggggttgttttgctgcttcaggacctggaaggcttgctgtgatagatggaattctactgtctaccaaaaatcctgaaggagaatgtccagccatctgttcgtcaactcaagctgaagcgatcttgggtgctgcagcaggacaatgacccaaaacacaccagcaaatccacctctgaatggctgaagaaaaacaaaatgaagactttggagtggcctagtcaaagtcctgacctgaatcctattgagatgttgtggcatgaccataaaaaggcggttcatgctagaaaacccttaaataaagctgaattacaacaattctgcaaagatgagtgggccaaaattcctccagagcgctgtaaaagactcgttgcaagttatcgcaaacgcttgattgcagttattgctgctaagggtggcccaaccagttattaggttcagggggcaattactttttcacacagggccatgtaggtttggattttttttctccctaaataataaaaaccctcatttaaaaactgcattttgtgtttacttgtgttatctttgactaatagttaaatgtgtttgatgatcagaaacattttgtgtgacaaacatgcaaaagaataagaaatcaggaagggggcaaatagtttttcacaccactgtatttgttTAAGCCAGCTAACCAATCCATAAAGTACAGTATATTGAAAGGGCTGCATCATTAAATAGCCTTAAATCAGAAATCAGTCTACCAAAACTTTTAGGTTCCTTCAGTTTATATAGTGAGCTCTTTGTCACTTCCAAAGAAGTTGTTTAAAATAGGATCTAGTTCTCTAACATCTTTGTGTCTAAGTAATAACTTCTGATTTACCTGGGTTTATGAAAAAGCCAAAATTATGAAGGGTGTCAAGTATTTGGAGAATTGAATTTTTGGAATTTTTCATAATTAAATGCATATCATCAGCAAATacagaaaattttatttttttaccttggATGAGTATGCCTTGAAATGTCTCAGATTTCTTTATAAATCTCAGTAAGGGTTCAAGAGAAAGGTGAAATAAAAGCGGTGAAAGAAAACACCTTTGTTGGGTGCCTCTTTGTAAAAGGAAAGGGCTAGAAAGCTCTCCTGCATCAAAAATTTGGGCTTGTAgtctatatttttttctaagttcATTAAAGTTTCCAGTGAGTGAAGCCAAAAGATTTtagtgtataaaataaatgtgacCAATATTCATTATCAAATGCCTTTTCGGCATCAATAGATATTAAAGTACAtggaattttatttttcttaatataatatattatttccattaaaggagaaggaaaggtaaaactaagtaagctttatcagaaagatctatgtaaatacggcCATAAGCACATACAGAACTGCTGCACTGAGTCcgctatgaaaagaaacacaggatttcttgtcttcttttgtgtaatgtactttggtatcagacctctctcagaaatattttttattcttatgaATTCCCATAacaattcataagaattcactccccctccaatcagaatgtgtgatcttagctaccaagggctagaactacagcacggaagctactgagaccaagctaaaatagcatctgctatcttaaacaaacagagggagcttctagggctgtttactcaggtatggtaaagctttctgcagaataaaaatagtgttctaggtggcactaatgtggccaatctaatggcagtaaaatgccaaaatgactttccttctcctttaaaggagaatgcaagtcaaaatttaaaaagcatactgcccaatagtcctcctattgtttagtaaaaacgccacacttttggctcacctaatcaaatatttactcagtcacacttacttcacattttctagaacaggcagccatctctaaaaaggtattctcccttcctttccctccttgcttcatactgcacatgtgtttcactccctcccc
Coding sequences within it:
- the LOC100491716 gene encoding C-C chemokine receptor type 3, producing MWTTEGYDYDTLDYTDGSLISLCEKEDLQSFLSFYPIVFYILFVLSITGNMMILIILLKWEKFNTVTNIFILNLVISDVLFSVTLPFTAFYISSSWIFGNVMCKLTTAFYFSGFQSFVIFLTLMTIDQYLMIVHSWSSTSRSRIQYAVNISVIAWCLSILFSLPEVILSSTKVMNTGETVCEMLTFQNEQNKWWLVIGHYKHFSLFFIIPIIIIVICYIGIALKLTTCNIRRKAKVLKLIFVIAFLFFLCWIPYNITMILMFQETIESFNNCKSVLHYVFYISQTLLYIHCCTNPLLYTFLGTKFKRYFRCSFSRLCLPRVLSMEHDISLRTSMLNAV